ccttctgaTCTCGCTCTAAGAGGTTATGAGTGATATTAAGGTTgccatgaacacttgaagctgccttgtactgaaccagacccttggtccatcaatgtcagtattgtcaggggattgaacctgggaccttctgcatgccaagcggatgctctaccactgagccacagcccctccatggtATTACTTTGGCTGTGGCAAGTGGCTTCTAAGTGGGGATGGAAACTGAGGGTGGTATTTGTGAGACTGGTTCTGTCCAAGACCGGTGGGTCCATTGGATTTTTGAAGGAAGAAAGATTACAGAGGTTCTGATTAGCAGGGGAGAGGCGGGTTTGAATAACTGCTGGCCTTTAGTTTTTCCAAGGGGCAGCGGCCGTTGCCTCTTTCGttccagtattccttggaggtgcaAGTTTGTGATCCTTTGCGCTGGATGTGCATGAACCACTTTACTTTGCAAACAGCTTCCCAACTGACCATTTGTCAGTGGCTACAGGTTGCAAACCAGGACTGTCTGATGCCTTTcctcttctccccgcccccttttgttcaaagaagaagaaggcttgTGTGACTTGTAGTTGGAACAAATAATCAGTGGGATCAGGCTGATCTTCCTGGAGGGGAATGGGTACAATCTCCCAGTGACCCTTGGCTGGCAGCGGAGGCTAGAAGTCCTTCCCTGAGCTGCTCCATCATTTCTCCTCCCACGCTGTCCCGCACCTGCTCGTTTTGTGCTGCCGTACATTCCTGCTGtacatggcacagagtggtcagctgcggtactgcagtcaaagctctgctcacgacctgagttcgatcccgacggaagtcgttttcaggtaggcggctcacggttgactcagccttccagctttctgaggtcggtgaaatgagcacccaggtcatttgcacaactttaaggttgacaatgaggaaattgaaattgttcaagactttctattccttggctccaccatcaaccaaaagggagaatgcagccaagaaatcagaaggagattgggaagggcagccatgaaggagctagaaaatattttgaagtgtaaggatgtgtcactggccaccaagattaagttaattcgtgccattgtatttcctattactttgtatgggtatgaaagctggacattgaagcaagctgatagggagaaagtagattcctttgaaatgtggtgttggaggagagtgttacggataccgtggacttccaaaaaaacatatcagtgggttatagatcaaatcaagcctgaattgaccctagaagctaaaatgactaaactgaggctatcgtattttggtcacatcatgagacgacaagagtcactggaaaagacagtaatggtaggaaaagttgagggcagcaggaaaagaggaagacccaacaagagatggatggactcaataaaggaagccacagccctcaatttgcaagatctgagcaaggctgtcaaagataggacattttggaggactttcattcatagggttgccatgagttggaagcgacttgatggcacttaacacacacacacacacacacacacacacacacacacacagcttgctgggggtaaagggaagatgactggggaaggcactggcaaaccaccctgtaaacatagtctgcctagaaacatcaggatgtgacgtcaccccatgggtcaggaatgacccggtgcttgctacCTTTACATTCCTGTTGCTTACTTTTTGCTGTCGTTTCAGGAGAGACATCTTGGTGGTAAATAACTTCTTTTCCGTGGTCGCAGCCATCCTCTGCTGTTGCTCCAGAGCAGTGCATTGCTACGAAATCATTATCTTCTCACGCCTGGTCATTGGAATATGTGCAGGTGAGTTGGGGCCCTGGGAGCCTGGTCTCATAATCCAAGACGGGTGGACGGTGGAGAGATCTACACGTACTCAGGTgcactctttttttttcttgctcacATCTTCCAGTGGAGAgccccagcgtggtgtggtggttgagagcggtggactctgatctggagaaccgggtttcattcccccactcctccacatgagcggcggactctaatctggtgaaccaggttggtttccccgctcctccacgtgaagcctgctgggtgtccttgggctagccacagctctgcagccccacctacctcacagggtgtctgttgtggggagggggagggaaggcagttgtaagcagctttgagactccttataggcaggaaaggcagggtataaaaaatcAATAATTCTCTCTTCTTCCAGCCCTGAGCAGGGGCACTGAAACAGGGCTCGTAACCCAAAGAAGCAATACACACATCCAATGGAGGACTGTATTGCGAGCACATTATTCCGAAGTTTTCGCCACTGCCTTCCCCGCAACCAAAGAGGCGAGCTGTTTTCAAAACGGGCAGCTCTTTGGTGGAGTGAACTCACCAagcatttctcccttcctctaAGCCATTGCTCTCCAGCAAGAGTTAaggcaaaggaaaacaaaaagttacacacacacacatatatgtctcccccccttccctcccttgaatgggaataatatagagtgaagggttgccacctgtatggtGCCTATTTAGGATttagtccagaggagggcgaccagaatggtcagaggtctggaatccatgccctgtgaggagagacttagggagttgggtttgtttagtttggagaagagaaggttgaggggacacatgatagccatgtttaaatatttgaagggatgtcctgttgatgagggaactagcttgttctctgttgctccagagactaggacacggagtaatggatttaaactaatagaaaagcgattccacctaaacattgggaagaaccTCCTCCGAAGATACTCCGAGATATTTCTGAGCATACCTTATCCCGTAAACGTATTGTGAATTATCCTTTGATTAACCAGGCATAGCTTGCAGCGTGGTCCCCATGTACCTTGCAGAGATATCCCCTCACAACCTGAGAGGAGCCGTCATCGTGGTGGCGCATTTGTTCATCGCCTTTGGCGTCTTGGTGGCTCGGGTGCTCAGTCTCCACGTCGTCCTCGGAACCAGGAAAGGTATACGGGATTTCAGGGGTGTGTTTTGCCCATTATGGATCACGCGCGTTCCCACCGTTTATACCTTGTCTCTTCTTCCATAGGTTGGCCAGTCCTGTTGTCCATCACTGGCATCCCAGCATTACTTCAGTTCTTCCTCTTGCCCCGTTTCCCTGAGAGTCCCAGGTATCTACTGATACAGAAGAGGAATGAAGCGGAAGCAAGGCAAGGTACAAATAGACCTGGACCGGCCCAGAGGCCTTTGGGTGTGGGTACAACAAGTATTCACACAAGCCATTCACGCTGAAGAGAGCTGCAGCAGATAACTCTCCATATTGTGCtgaagagagccagcttggtgtagtggttaagagcggtggtttggagcagtggactctgatctggagaaccaggtttggttccccgctcctccacatgagcggcggaggctaatctggtgaaccgggttggtttccccactcgtccacatgaagccaactgggtgaccttgggctagtcactctctctcagccccacctacctcacagggagtctgttgtgggaaggggaagggaagggattgtaaggctgtttgattcttccttaagtggcagagaaagtcggcatataaaaaccaactcttcttgttcttgttcttgttctcctcctcctccgtcgaCATGGCAAGAGGGTTGTCATATTGCAGTTTGATATAGTTCTGAGGAATCCACATGGCGCTTAAGGGGGCTTTTTCTggcctggcccctgcctggtggaatagcctctgtagtgagaccagggccctttGGGACCTCACAGAGTgtttcacagggcctgtaagacagagctatttcaCCGGGCTTATAGTTGAGTTCAGCAACGGTTCCCTATACggtatatataaatgctggccttcCTAACCCCCCACTGTGGTTCAATTTCCCTTATTCAGTCTGGGATTTTCCACCTACTCACCTAGTTGAAGTtctgtgttttgttgttttacGCTCTAGAGGCGCCTTCGGTAATCTTAGGGTAATGTTTATACGATTTTATAgggttattttaaatgttgttttaatgtttttgctgatttattgatttatattcttgtaagccgctctgagcccagtctttggctggggagagcggggtagtaaGTGGaaacaatgaataaataaataaaggtaggTACCTGTCCCAAAGCAGTAGAGGGGCTGACATCAGGAGTAGGTGTAAAGGGGCAACTGCTGGGGCCCCATGTTATCCTCCCAaccaacccagtgaggtaggttaggctgaaggtaCATGCCTGACCCAAGGAGATTCTTGgtagagtagagatttgaacctgggtctcccagatcccagtctgacactaaccactacaactTATTTACTTGGTCAATGAatcgcagaatcatagagttggacgggaccactagggtcatctagtccaacccactgcacaatgcaggaaattcacaactacctccacacacacccatgcctccagtgaccctactccatgcccagaagatggcaaaaaacctccaggatccaatctggcctggaggaaaattgcttcccggcctcaaagtggcgatcagcattatcCTGGGTCTCTGTCTATCTATATCTTCCCAAAGCTCCAACCTACTCTTTCCACACAAACTTGCCATCCTCTCAGCTATGAGAGACCACCTTGTCCAAGCTCTCATCCAAGAGCTGAGCTCTTGGGAGAAACAAGTGATAgctagtgtggtgttgtggttaaggatataagaacataagaatggccatgctggatcagaccaatgctcatcaagtccagcagtctgttcacacagtggccgaccaggcaGCTCCCCTTCGGATTTGTTTTCCTCTCCCACTGTTTTGTTTATACATCATGGCCCACTCAGGGTCCTGTTTCAAGCAGGAAGGCAGAATTAcattcatttttaaataaaaggaggGTTCTCAGTCCAGGGGGATGAAGACCAATGAGGGTTCTGTCTCTGGGTATCCTGAAAACCGTGGAGCTGATAGTGGTCCACCTTTCTGTTTGTGTGCAGTGTCCTCATATCTCCTCCCTTATCCCGatccctccttctccctctcaaATCTGTTTATTCTCTCCTCCTACCCAGCCTTGCAGAAGCTGAGAGAGCAGGATGATGTGGAGGATGAGATCAAAGAGATTAGAATGGAGGACGACTTTGAGAAGCCAGAGAAACAGATGTCCATGTGTAAGCTTGTGCTTTGCACAACCCAGCAGCGGCAACTCATTTCCATCGTCATCCTGACGCTTGGCCAGCATCTTTGTGGTCTCTACACAGTAAGTAAAGTGATGTCCCAAGAGGTTGGTagcagtgaacacacatgaatacatgaagctgccttatactgaatcagatcctcagtccatcaaagtcagtattgtctactcggaccggcagcagctctccagggtctcaggcaaaggtttttcacatcacctacttgcctagtccctttcaagtggcgatgccagggattgaacctaggaccttctgcaagccaagcagatgctctaccactgagccacggcccctccctatggctctccagggtctcaggcaaaggtttttcacatcacctccttgcctggtccctttcaactggagatgctggggattgaacctgggaccttctgcaagccaagcagatgctctaccactgagccacggcacctcccCTAACTACTGTCTgttaactgaacacatgaacacgtgaagctgccttatactgaatcagactctgggtccatcaaagtcagtattgtctactcagaccggcagcggctctccagggtctcaggcagaggtctttcacatcacctacttgcctggtccctttaactggagatgctggggattgaacctgggaccttctgcatgccaagcagatgctgtaccactgagccacggcccttccccaagtgGACACCACTTataatttgtttctgttttgGATTCACTCCAATTTGTCAACATACATGACGTGCATGTGAATTCAAGATTGTTCTCTGAGGACTGCTGGTTGCTTCCGCGAGGAAGATTTTTGCTAGAAGAAAAAACTACAGGAGCAGGTGGCCTTTGAGCCCCCAGATTCTCTATTTCTGTGAATTGCCAAAGCGAGGCCTTgcatggagggggtgggggagtaaaATGGCAGCTCCGAAGCTCAAATTCTAAATTCAGGATTGGATTATTGCAGAATGAAGCTGGGATGAACAGCTTCATCTTCCAGGCAGTAAAGATGAGGGGCTTTTGACAAAATGTTTTTTGCTCCCCTTTCCCAGCAGCCCTTGGTCACATGCCGCTAAGAATTTCCCTTCCCATGGTCTGATTTCAGGTGCAGTATTATGCAGAGGTAATCTACTTGTCTACGGGGATACAAGAGGACTACGTAAGGCACATCACTGTGATGATAAGCGCAACCGTCATCTTCATCACCACAATAACGGTAGACCTCTTCcatctctctttcctctcccatttTAAATCTCTCTCAAGGCCCATGTGGCTACCCGGGCTTCCCTTAAAATATCCTAGGAATTATTATTTGATGCTGGGAATCCTTTGTTAGAGActtcccaaccccccctccagcaGAACCATAATTCCCAGAGTTCCCTGGGGGAAAGGGAATGACTATCAGTTTGTCTATGGTATAGATATGCCCTAGAGGTGCCAGCTTGGCCCCTCCAAAGTAGGAGCTTTCGAAGGGCGGAACCCTTGAAAACCTAGTGTAGCATGCATCATGAggtcacttctggcaaaaacccagaagtgacatcagtcaccTCCAGCATTCTAGGAATTCcttggaactctatggtaaagaccatagagatttgtgGAATCCCTAGAGTGCCACAGGGTgactgcaacatcacttctgagtttataACCGGACATGACGTCAGGTCTCCTGCAACACGTGGTTTCTTCCCGCTGCCTGGAATAAAGCATCAGGAGGTCTGCACCAGAGAGCAGAAGAATTcccaccactacctggaggttggtactcTTAACATGTCCTTAGTCTCAGCTTCACGCTTCAAGTGTTTAAGAGCGTTGAGCTCTTGACATCGGTACAGGTCACACAAATGCAGTATGTATTGTTTATGTAAATAGAATTTAAGGACTCCTTATTAGCATACAtacacttttaaaataattttccatGTGCCGTTAGTTCCAACCAATCAGCCTTTACCCTGCTCTGCCTCCAAGGAGCTACGGTACATCTGCCTTGCCACACACCATTTTATTCATGTAAGAATCCCATGAGGGTAGATTAGGGTGAGAGAAGGTCATTGGTCCAAAGCCAGCCAACCAGCTTTCTGGACAAGCAAGGAATCGAACTCGGGACTCCCCAGCCTAAGTTCTGCAGTTCGCTGTCTCATGATGGCCTCTTTCCAGCACCTCCCTGCCTTTGTGTGTTCTAGATCTTTGTTGTCGATTCCTCGGGGCGAAGGATGCTTCTTCTCACCGGCTTTGGGATCTGCAGCGTCAGCTGCCTTCTGTTAGCCATGACCCTGGAACTTCAGGTCTGTAATTCAGGATATCAAGCTTGGTTCTAGCCTCGAGGTGAGGCTTTCTTCTGCCTCTGCCCCGTTTCAAGCCTAACAGGACTCCTGGAGGCGACtggaaagttgtgtgtgtgtgtgtgtgtgtgtgtaaagtgccgtcaagtcgcagccgaccccttatggggtccccgtatggggttttcatggcaagagactaacagaggtggtttgccagtgccttcctctgcatagcagccctggtattccttggtagtctcccatccaaatgctaaccaggactgaccctgcttagcttctgagatctgacgagatgaggctagcctgggccatccaggtcggggcagcTGGAAAGTTagatcacattttttttaaagcgagAGAGAGATGTTTTGGAATATCTAGATTTgaacactcatgaagctgccttatactgaaccagaccctcggtccatcaaagtcagtattgtccactcagaccagcagctgctctccagggtctcaggcagagaggtctttcgcatcacctccttgcctggtccctttaactggaaatgccaaggattgaacctgggaccttctgcatgcaaaagaggctctaccactgagccacggcttctcccaggagcactttagagaccaacaagattttcaaggtataagattttgagagtcaaatctccctttgtcaaatgaagaagggagctttgactctgaaaagctTATAGCCCTAAAATCTTCTTGTTCTCCACGGTGCTACTGAACCtgagtctagctgttctactgcggacgaacacggctaccttctgaaaAGATGTTTTGGAATAGTCATGTTTAAAATGGTGGAGTATCTCTTCAGAAGAATATCAAAGAGAGGAGTATCCCTTTTGATCATTCACCTTCCAAAGAATATCAAAGAGAGGAAGTCACTTTGGAATTTTACATTCACTTGGGATTTTGCACAAAGAGGAGTGATGGGGGCACCCTCCTTGCAAATTTCACTGTGGGTGTTGTGGTTTTGGCTTCCTGACGACCTGTGGCCTCTCTCGCGCCCGTGACAGCAGGGAATGTGGAAATCCCAATAGCAAAGGGGAAACATAGGAATAGATGCCTTATGCCAAGTCAGACCACTAGTCCCACTAGCCcattactgtctactctgaccagcagcaggaccccaggcagagaaaggtctttcccaaggtcatagaatcagcattgctgacagatggccatctagcttaaaaacctccaggaaaggagagcttaccatctcccgaggaagcctgttccgctgaggaaccgctctaagaaagtgcttcctaatgtctagacggaaactcttttgatttaatttcgacctgttggttctggtccgaccttctggggcaacagaaaacaactcggcaccattctccttaaaaggtagagaaagttggcctgtAAAAACCCTCTTCTTCACCTGTGATGGAATCATGACCCACTTTCTCCCAACAGAACACTGTGGCTTGGATGTCCTGCTTCAGCACTGCCTTCGTCATTATCTACGTGATCGGACACTCCCTCGGGCCCAGTAAGTCATCCTAAGTGCTCTAGGGAGCGTGCAGAAGAAGCACAGGGCCGGTAGACCAGCTGTGGCGCGTGCCGTGAAGATCCCTTGAATCCTTGGTCTCCCCCCAGGTCCCGTTCCCAGAGTGATGATCGCGGAGATGTTCCTCCAGTCGTCCCGAGCTTCTGCTTTCATGGTTGGGGAAACCGTCCACTGGGTCGCCCACTTCTTTTTGGACATGCTGTTTCTTCACATTAAGGTTGGTGGCTTTTGGCAGGTGGCTTTGGGTGTGCCTCCGTTACCCTTCCTCCTGCTCAGAAGCGAACTGCAGTTTGCAGCACTGGATCTTCCAACTGGCAGGCAGCGTGAAGCCTCTGGGTTGGCCAGGCCTGGTATAAATTCTAGGAGCTTGATttgcgtggtgtaatggttaagagcggtggtttggagcggtggactctgatctggagaaccgggtttggttccccgctcctccacatgagcggcggaggctaatctggtgaaccgggttggtttccccactcctacacatgaagccagctgggtaaccttgggctagtcacagctctctcagcctcacctacctcacagggtgtctgttgtggggaggggaaggtgattgtaagccagtttgattcttccttaagtggtagagaaagtcggcatataaaaaacaactcttcctcttcctcctcctcctcttcctcttcttctgattgGTTAACACAGTTATGAAGACAGAGACCCTGCCTGGTaattgtggctggagatcgcctgctgtttcaactgatctccaactcatagggatcagttcccctggagaaaatggccgctttggcaatgggactctatgcctccactctccaaactccaccctcctcaggctccacccccaaaatctccaggtattcccaacccagagctggcagccctgtacaTGATAAATGCCAGATATTGACGCAATAGGTCTTGTTCAGTTAagctgaactccttggaggacgTATCAGATAATAACACCTGATCAATGAATGTCCACAGTGTCCTTGTGTGTCTtttatctttctctctcttctataTGTGTAGGTTGGTCTCCAGCCTTACaccttcatcatcttcttcttcatctgcacATCCACCTACGCTTATATCTTCAAGATGGTCCCAGAGACCAAGAAAATGAGCTTTGTGGAGATCAGGAAGCTTCTGGACAATCCTGAGGCTCAGAGCAGCCAGGAGAAGAAGCCGGCAGAGGAATAGCAACTCAGGAGGAATTCTCGGCCTCCTTCAGAG
This portion of the Euleptes europaea isolate rEulEur1 chromosome 19, rEulEur1.hap1, whole genome shotgun sequence genome encodes:
- the LOC130491716 gene encoding solute carrier family 2, facilitated glucose transporter member 5-like: MQDFYNQTYHKRNNISIDRGLLMFLWGLTITFFPIGGLVGTLLARPLADHCGRRDILVVNNFFSVVAAILCCCSRAVHCYEIIIFSRLVIGICAGIACSVVPMYLAEISPHNLRGAVIVVAHLFIAFGVLVARVLSLHVVLGTRKGWPVLLSITGIPALLQFFLLPRFPESPRYLLIQKRNEAEARQALQKLREQDDVEDEIKEIRMEDDFEKPEKQMSMCKLVLCTTQQRQLISIVILTLGQHLCGLYTVQYYAEVIYLSTGIQEDYVRHITVMISATVIFITTITIFVVDSSGRRMLLLTGFGICSVSCLLLAMTLELQNTVAWMSCFSTAFVIIYVIGHSLGPSPVPRVMIAEMFLQSSRASAFMVGETVHWVAHFFLDMLFLHIKVGLQPYTFIIFFFICTSTYAYIFKMVPETKKMSFVEIRKLLDNPEAQSSQEKKPAEE